Proteins encoded by one window of uncultured Celeribacter sp.:
- the lpxD gene encoding UDP-3-O-(3-hydroxymyristoyl)glucosamine N-acyltransferase has product MPITIAELAASLNAPFEGDGGLVVAAAREPQDAGAGDLALAMDPRFADHLAKGAAQAAVLWEGADWQALGLKAAILVKRARLAMAGITARFDAGLGLEPGIHPTAVIHESAEIGEGAAIGPLVVIGKGAKIGKNAKIAQHVSIGAGVTLGDDALIHPGVKIGAKATIGDRLIAQPGGVVGADGFSFVTQQKSAVEEARESLGETVEAAGQEWLRIASIGSVVIGDDVELGANVTIDQGTIRATRIGHGTKLDNQVHIGHNVVVGNHCLLCGQVGIAGSTVIGDYCVMGGQAGAADNLTIGAGAIIGAGTGVLSNVPKGKAMMGYPAVAMQTHVEMYKALRRLPRMLSKLKGKE; this is encoded by the coding sequence ATGCCCATCACCATTGCCGAGCTTGCCGCCTCATTGAACGCCCCTTTCGAGGGCGACGGGGGGCTTGTCGTCGCGGCCGCGCGTGAACCGCAGGACGCGGGCGCAGGCGATCTGGCGCTGGCGATGGACCCGCGCTTTGCCGATCATCTCGCCAAGGGCGCGGCCCAGGCGGCTGTCCTCTGGGAGGGTGCCGATTGGCAGGCGCTGGGTCTGAAAGCCGCCATTCTCGTCAAACGCGCACGTCTGGCCATGGCGGGCATCACCGCGCGTTTCGATGCGGGGCTGGGGCTTGAACCGGGCATCCATCCGACTGCCGTGATCCATGAGAGCGCCGAAATCGGCGAAGGCGCCGCCATCGGCCCGCTCGTCGTGATCGGCAAAGGGGCCAAAATTGGCAAGAACGCCAAAATCGCCCAGCATGTCTCGATTGGCGCAGGCGTCACCCTCGGCGACGACGCCTTGATCCATCCCGGCGTGAAGATCGGGGCAAAGGCAACCATTGGCGACCGGCTGATCGCCCAGCCCGGTGGCGTGGTCGGGGCCGACGGGTTTTCTTTCGTGACCCAGCAAAAGTCTGCGGTCGAGGAAGCCCGCGAAAGCCTCGGCGAAACCGTCGAGGCGGCGGGGCAAGAGTGGCTGCGCATCGCTTCCATCGGCTCAGTGGTGATCGGCGATGACGTCGAACTGGGCGCCAATGTCACGATTGATCAGGGCACGATCCGCGCGACGCGCATCGGACACGGCACGAAACTCGACAATCAGGTCCATATCGGCCACAACGTTGTGGTCGGCAATCATTGCCTGTTGTGCGGTCAGGTCGGCATCGCGGGCTCGACCGTGATAGGTGATTATTGCGTTATGGGCGGGCAGGCGGGGGCCGCCGACAACCTGACCATCGGCGCGGGCGCCATCATCGGCGCGGGCACGGGCGTTTTGTCCAACGTGCCGAAAGGCAAGGCGATGATGGGCTATCCGGCGGTCGCGATGCAGACCCATGTCGAGATGTACAAAGCACTCCGCCGCCTGCCGCGGATGCTTTCAAAGCTCAAAGGCAAAGAATAA
- a CDS encoding phosphopantetheine-binding protein yields the protein MSDVKEKIIEIIAEQAVLDPSDVAMDQSLEELGIDSLGLVESIFAIEETFDISVPFNANEPDQSDFDISSVSAIVKAVEALIADQKS from the coding sequence ATGTCGGATGTGAAAGAGAAAATCATCGAGATCATCGCGGAACAGGCCGTTCTGGACCCAAGCGATGTGGCGATGGATCAATCTCTCGAAGAGCTGGGCATCGACAGCCTTGGCCTTGTCGAAAGCATTTTCGCCATCGAGGAAACTTTCGACATCTCCGTCCCGTTCAACGCCAATGAGCCGGACCAGTCGGATTTCGACATCTCTTCCGTGTCCGCCATCGTCAAAGCGGTCGAAGCGCTGATCGCAGACCAGAAATCATGA
- a CDS encoding beta-ketoacyl-[acyl-carrier-protein] synthase family protein, with translation MKRVVITGAGTVNALGLDVPATLAGMAEGKNGISDLEFRDVDRLAIKIGGQIHDWNAEGRFNRQQMALYDRFTQFTLAAAQQAIGQSGLEFVGDLALRSGVVLGTSGGGLTTQDDNYRMVYEEGKNRVHPFVVPKLMNNAATSHVSMEYNLKGPCFTVATACASSNHAMGQAFNMVRHGVATAMVTGGSESMLCFGGVKAWEGLRVMSKDACRPFSMNRNGMVQGEGAAVFVFEDYDHAKARGADILAEVIGFAMTSDASDIVMPSKQGAARAISGALQDARINASDVGYINAHGTGTAANDKTECAAVADALGSHADNIMISSTKSMHGHLIGGTGAVELLACIMALKDGIIAPTINYEEPDPECALDVVPNEAREASVDVVLSNAFAFGGLNAVLALRKAP, from the coding sequence ATGAAACGCGTCGTCATCACCGGCGCGGGCACGGTCAACGCGCTTGGCCTCGATGTGCCTGCGACGCTTGCGGGCATGGCCGAGGGCAAGAACGGCATCTCCGATCTGGAGTTTCGCGATGTGGACCGTCTGGCGATCAAGATCGGTGGCCAGATCCACGACTGGAACGCCGAAGGCCGGTTCAACCGTCAGCAAATGGCGCTTTATGATCGCTTTACCCAATTCACTCTGGCTGCCGCACAACAGGCCATCGGGCAATCCGGCCTCGAATTCGTCGGCGATCTGGCCCTGCGCTCGGGCGTGGTCTTGGGCACCTCGGGCGGCGGTCTGACGACACAGGACGACAATTACCGCATGGTCTACGAAGAGGGAAAGAACCGCGTTCATCCCTTTGTCGTGCCGAAACTCATGAACAATGCGGCGACCAGCCACGTCTCTATGGAATACAACCTCAAAGGTCCGTGTTTCACCGTCGCCACCGCCTGTGCGTCCTCGAACCACGCCATGGGGCAGGCCTTCAACATGGTGCGCCACGGGGTGGCGACGGCCATGGTGACGGGCGGTTCTGAGTCGATGCTGTGTTTCGGCGGCGTGAAAGCCTGGGAAGGGCTGCGCGTCATGTCGAAAGATGCCTGTCGCCCGTTCTCGATGAACCGCAACGGCATGGTGCAGGGCGAGGGCGCGGCGGTCTTCGTGTTCGAAGACTATGACCACGCCAAGGCGCGCGGCGCGGACATCCTCGCCGAAGTCATCGGTTTTGCGATGACCTCGGACGCCTCCGACATTGTCATGCCCTCGAAACAGGGCGCGGCGCGGGCGATTTCCGGCGCCTTGCAAGATGCGCGGATCAATGCCTCCGATGTCGGCTATATCAACGCCCATGGCACCGGCACGGCGGCGAATGACAAGACCGAATGCGCGGCGGTGGCCGACGCTTTGGGATCGCATGCCGACAACATCATGATCTCGTCGACAAAATCCATGCACGGCCACCTGATCGGTGGCACCGGCGCGGTGGAATTGCTGGCCTGTATCATGGCGTTGAAAGATGGCATCATCGCGCCGACGATCAATTACGAAGAACCGGACCCCGAATGCGCGCTTGACGTGGTGCCCAACGAGGCGCGGGAGGCCTCTGTCGATGTGGTGCTGTCCAATGCCTTTGCCTTTGGTGGGCTAAACGCGGTTTTGGCCCTGCGCAAGGCGCCGTAA
- a CDS encoding invasion associated locus B family protein, translated as MMFSISRKITTLAAATVLSLGAALPLAAQDSELSTGTPIEPESNIGRAYTLETHGDWEVRCVNAPEGQVDPCSMYQLLKDEQGTEVAEVALFHVGNEEVEAAATFTTPLETLLTAQLALFVDGENGRRYPFQFCNRVGCFVRAGLTTADVDLLKKGAEGMVGIVPLGRTDEPVRLKLSLTGFTAAYTKVTELNEAAKNGEGPSAPDEATEEAPTEAPAE; from the coding sequence ATGATGTTTTCCATCTCGCGCAAAATCACGACCCTCGCCGCGGCAACCGTTCTTTCCCTCGGCGCCGCCCTGCCGCTTGCCGCTCAGGACAGCGAGCTGTCCACCGGCACCCCGATCGAACCGGAAAGCAATATCGGCCGGGCCTACACGCTTGAGACCCATGGTGATTGGGAAGTGCGTTGCGTCAACGCCCCCGAAGGTCAGGTCGATCCCTGCAGCATGTATCAGCTTTTGAAAGACGAACAGGGCACCGAAGTCGCCGAAGTGGCGCTCTTCCACGTCGGCAACGAAGAGGTCGAGGCCGCCGCGACCTTTACCACCCCGCTTGAAACGCTTTTGACCGCGCAGCTCGCGCTGTTTGTCGATGGCGAAAACGGCCGTCGCTATCCATTCCAGTTCTGCAACCGGGTGGGCTGTTTCGTGCGCGCCGGTCTGACCACCGCCGATGTCGATCTGTTGAAAAAAGGCGCCGAAGGCATGGTCGGCATCGTGCCGCTTGGCCGCACCGATGAGCCAGTGCGTCTGAAACTGTCGCTCACGGGCTTTACCGCCGCCTACACCAAGGTGACCGAGCTGAACGAAGCCGCCAAGAATGGCGAAGGCCCGTCCGCCCCCGATGAAGCCACAGAAGAGGCTCCGACTGAGGCGCCTGCGGAATAA
- a CDS encoding helicase HerA-like domain-containing protein, translating into MDRIFVGGGGEAYGEAQELLLKYGNRHGLIAGATGTGKTVTLQILAEGFSAAGVPVFLSDVKGDLAGLAKSGSARFKLHEAFTSRAETIGLADRYAYEAFPVTFWDLFGEQGHPIRTTVAEMGPLLISRLLGLTEAQEGVINVAFRVADEQGLPLLDLKDLQALLVWCGENADDLTLRYGNISKSSIGAIQRDLLVLENQGGDKLFGEPALELSDIIRTDVDGRGRVNILAADTLMSSPGLYATFLLWLLSELFEELPEIGNPDKPKLVFFFDEAHLLFDDAPKALVDKVEQVARLIRSKGVGVYFVTQNPDDIPEDILGQLGNRVQHALRAFTARDQKALSRAAETYRPNPAFEVETAIKEVGTGEAVTSFLEAKGVPGISERTLIRPPSSQLGPITAEERAGVIAASPIAGKYEAVLDRESAFEMLKARAEAAAKAAEELEAKEAEQEVSGREALEREFSKARRYDGTNYSRTSAPKATPRPRKSSEKTITEQLGKMVMKELTGTTGKRIVRGILGGLFKAR; encoded by the coding sequence ATGGACCGGATTTTCGTAGGCGGCGGCGGAGAGGCCTATGGCGAGGCACAGGAGCTTTTGCTCAAATACGGCAATCGTCACGGGCTGATCGCGGGTGCCACGGGGACGGGCAAGACCGTCACGCTGCAAATTCTGGCCGAAGGTTTTTCGGCGGCGGGCGTGCCGGTGTTCTTGTCGGATGTCAAAGGTGACCTGGCGGGGCTGGCGAAATCCGGCAGTGCGAGGTTCAAACTGCACGAGGCCTTCACCTCGCGGGCCGAGACCATCGGGCTGGCGGATCGCTATGCTTATGAGGCCTTTCCGGTCACCTTCTGGGATCTCTTCGGCGAACAGGGTCACCCGATCCGTACCACGGTGGCGGAAATGGGGCCTTTGCTGATTTCGCGGCTTCTGGGCCTCACGGAGGCGCAGGAGGGCGTGATCAACGTCGCCTTCCGTGTGGCGGACGAACAGGGCCTGCCGCTTCTGGATCTCAAGGACCTTCAGGCGCTTCTGGTCTGGTGCGGCGAGAATGCCGACGATCTGACGCTGCGCTACGGCAATATCTCGAAATCCTCCATCGGGGCGATCCAGCGCGATCTTCTGGTGCTGGAAAACCAGGGCGGTGACAAGCTGTTCGGCGAACCGGCGCTGGAGCTGTCGGATATTATTCGCACGGACGTTGACGGTCGCGGGCGCGTCAACATCCTCGCCGCCGACACGCTGATGTCCTCGCCGGGGCTCTATGCGACCTTCCTTCTATGGCTTTTGTCCGAACTGTTCGAAGAGCTGCCGGAGATCGGCAACCCGGACAAGCCGAAGCTGGTGTTCTTTTTCGACGAAGCCCACCTTTTGTTCGACGACGCGCCCAAAGCACTGGTCGATAAGGTCGAACAGGTCGCGCGTCTGATCCGGTCGAAAGGTGTGGGCGTCTATTTCGTGACGCAGAACCCGGATGACATCCCCGAGGACATTTTGGGCCAGCTCGGCAACCGGGTGCAACACGCGCTCCGGGCCTTTACCGCGCGCGATCAAAAGGCGCTGTCGCGTGCCGCCGAGACCTATCGTCCGAACCCGGCTTTCGAGGTGGAAACCGCGATCAAAGAGGTCGGCACCGGCGAGGCGGTGACCTCGTTTCTGGAGGCCAAAGGCGTGCCGGGCATCTCAGAGCGCACGTTGATCCGCCCGCCGTCGTCGCAACTCGGCCCGATCACGGCGGAGGAGCGGGCAGGGGTCATTGCCGCCTCGCCGATTGCCGGGAAATACGAGGCGGTTCTGGACCGCGAAAGCGCCTTTGAGATGCTGAAAGCGCGTGCCGAAGCGGCGGCCAAGGCGGCCGAAGAGCTTGAGGCGAAAGAGGCCGAGCAGGAAGTGAGCGGACGCGAGGCGCTGGAGCGCGAGTTTTCCAAGGCGCGGCGTTATGACGGTACGAATTATAGCCGCACCAGCGCGCCGAAAGCGACACCGCGCCCCCGCAAAAGCTCAGAGAAAACCATCACCGAACAGCTTGGCAAGATGGTGATGAAGGAACTGACCGGCACCACCGGAAAACGCATCGTGCGCGGCATTCTGGGCGGGCTCTTCAAGGCGCGCTGA
- a CDS encoding calcium-binding protein, with product MLSLFTLLAGSIFVYAVTEIFDSDDSDHESDDHNSDNTNGGDSQDSISGHFVGGEEDDHAHGDALDDRIWGNGGNDTLSGWGGDDVIGGGDGDDLIYGNGGDDTLSGNNGNDEIYGADGDDKIIGGAGDDELDGGDGNDTLSGWGGDDNLYGRGGNDLIYGNAGEDTLNGGFGDDTLHGGADDDFLLGSDGNDALYGEDGDDRIQSGQGDDIVYGGDGDDVLWNEAGNNSIYGGEGNDRIYTDEGDNYIEGGFGNDVIEAGSGNDTIFAGIGSDHIYGGAGRDEINGEAGDDAIYGEDGDDKLDGGIGNDVIDGGLGNDEIQSGHGNDTVYGGDGDDVIWNEAGNNAIYGGEGNDRIYTTEGDNYIEGGFGNDVIEAGSGNDTIFAGIGGDHIYGGAGNDVINGEAGEDSLYGNEGDDTLDGGIGDDLLDGGQGNDILYGGEGRDILSGGDTYEDGPGYDELHGGNGDDVLEANYLDTAYGDDGDDILNIGDYSTGYGGEGNDTLHVYNTYADLADGGEGDDSILLFSRSGETSTVLSGGEGNDTIDTVSAAGTGPGMNYNIEVDGGAGNDTLIVSSGDSVDAGDGDDQITIAQGPHAETLGSVTLGAGADTVTVEASDDPQDYDYSANITDYNPDEDVLQIDLSDHPDAELDVVFDAGTGVYEIRIENTEWTDVEDPLYNTIATVAPANGVIFDASTLTADSIVVLR from the coding sequence ATGCTGTCTCTTTTCACACTGCTTGCAGGCTCGATTTTCGTCTATGCCGTAACGGAAATTTTTGACTCGGATGATTCAGATCACGAGTCCGATGATCACAACTCCGACAATACCAATGGCGGAGACAGCCAAGACTCCATATCCGGTCATTTTGTCGGCGGCGAAGAAGACGATCACGCGCATGGCGACGCGCTCGACGACAGAATCTGGGGCAATGGCGGCAACGACACGCTCTCCGGTTGGGGCGGTGACGATGTCATTGGCGGAGGTGATGGCGACGACCTGATCTATGGCAATGGCGGTGATGACACACTCTCCGGCAACAATGGCAATGACGAGATTTACGGCGCCGACGGTGATGACAAAATCATCGGTGGCGCTGGCGATGATGAGCTCGATGGCGGTGACGGCAACGACACGCTCTCCGGTTGGGGCGGCGACGATAACCTCTATGGCAGAGGCGGCAATGATCTGATTTACGGCAACGCTGGAGAAGATACACTCAATGGTGGCTTCGGCGACGACACGCTTCATGGCGGTGCGGACGATGACTTCCTTTTGGGCAGCGATGGCAATGACGCCCTCTATGGTGAGGACGGCGACGATAGGATCCAGAGCGGCCAAGGCGATGACATCGTCTACGGTGGGGACGGCGATGACGTCCTCTGGAACGAAGCGGGCAACAATTCGATCTATGGCGGTGAAGGCAACGACCGCATCTATACCGATGAAGGTGACAACTACATCGAGGGCGGTTTCGGCAACGATGTGATCGAGGCCGGAAGCGGCAATGACACCATCTTTGCTGGCATCGGCAGCGACCACATCTATGGCGGTGCTGGCCGTGACGAGATCAATGGCGAAGCAGGTGACGACGCAATCTACGGCGAAGACGGCGACGACAAACTCGATGGCGGCATTGGCAATGATGTGATTGATGGCGGTCTCGGCAACGATGAGATCCAGAGCGGTCACGGCAATGATACCGTCTACGGTGGTGACGGCGATGACGTCATCTGGAACGAGGCGGGCAACAATGCAATCTATGGTGGTGAGGGCAATGACCGCATCTACACCACCGAAGGTGACAACTACATCGAGGGCGGTTTCGGCAACGATGTGATCGAGGCCGGAAGCGGCAATGACACCATCTTTGCTGGCATCGGTGGCGATCACATCTATGGTGGTGCTGGCAATGATGTGATCAATGGCGAAGCAGGTGAAGACTCGCTTTACGGCAATGAGGGCGACGACACGCTCGATGGTGGCATCGGCGATGATCTGCTCGATGGCGGTCAGGGCAATGACATCCTCTACGGCGGTGAAGGCCGCGACATCCTGAGTGGCGGCGACACTTATGAAGACGGTCCCGGCTATGACGAATTGCATGGCGGCAACGGCGATGACGTTCTGGAGGCCAACTATCTCGACACCGCTTACGGCGATGACGGCGATGACATCCTCAACATCGGCGATTACAGCACCGGCTATGGCGGTGAAGGCAATGATACGCTCCACGTCTATAACACCTACGCAGATCTCGCGGATGGTGGCGAAGGAGATGACTCGATCCTGCTGTTCAGCCGTAGCGGCGAAACAAGCACCGTCCTCAGTGGCGGTGAGGGCAACGATACCATCGACACCGTGTCAGCCGCCGGCACTGGCCCTGGCATGAACTACAATATCGAGGTTGACGGTGGCGCTGGCAATGACACGCTCATCGTGTCGAGCGGCGATAGCGTGGACGCGGGCGATGGCGACGATCAGATCACCATCGCGCAAGGCCCGCATGCCGAAACGCTCGGCAGCGTGACCCTTGGGGCCGGTGCGGACACCGTGACGGTCGAGGCCAGCGACGATCCGCAGGACTACGACTATTCGGCCAATATCACCGATTACAATCCCGACGAAGATGTGTTGCAGATCGACCTCTCCGATCACCCGGATGCAGAACTTGACGTCGTCTTTGATGCCGGCACCGGTGTTTACGAGATTCGGATCGAGAACACCGAGTGGACCGATGTCGAAGACCCGCTTTACAACACCATCGCAACGGTTGCGCCCGCGAATGGCGTGATCTTCGATGCCTCCACCTTGACTGCAGATAGTATCGTCGTTCTGCGATAA
- the rlmJ gene encoding 23S rRNA (adenine(2030)-N(6))-methyltransferase RlmJ: MLSYQHGFHAGNLADVQKHALLAVMLDYMTRKDKPISYIETHAGRALYDLEGSQAQKTGEATKGIKAVDAWFKPTHPYARARKAIAEAHGKNIYPGSPAIAQALLRDTDQLHLAELHPTEFEELTANTKASTSFAGLHLKQQDGIQFAQSICPPEPKRGLMLIDPSYEIKSDFETLPSQIYKLHRKWNVGIIALWYPILKNGTHLPLVEGMLYANFPGCLHHEVRFKPAQKGHGMFGSGMFVINAPYGLSDETRRLSGLFSKI; this comes from the coding sequence ATGCTGTCCTACCAACACGGTTTCCACGCCGGAAACCTCGCCGATGTACAAAAACACGCGCTTTTGGCGGTGATGCTCGATTACATGACCCGCAAGGACAAGCCGATCTCTTATATCGAGACCCATGCGGGGCGCGCGCTTTATGATCTTGAGGGGTCCCAGGCGCAAAAAACCGGCGAGGCCACGAAGGGGATCAAGGCGGTTGATGCCTGGTTCAAACCGACACATCCCTATGCCCGCGCCCGCAAGGCGATTGCCGAGGCGCATGGCAAAAACATCTACCCCGGCTCTCCGGCGATTGCGCAGGCTTTGTTGCGCGACACCGATCAGCTGCATCTGGCCGAACTGCACCCGACCGAATTCGAGGAGCTGACCGCCAACACCAAGGCCTCCACGAGCTTTGCGGGGCTGCATCTCAAACAACAGGATGGCATCCAATTCGCCCAGTCGATCTGTCCGCCGGAGCCGAAACGCGGCCTGATGCTGATCGACCCCTCCTATGAGATCAAATCGGATTTCGAAACGCTGCCGAGCCAGATCTACAAGCTGCACCGCAAATGGAACGTCGGCATCATCGCGCTGTGGTATCCGATCCTGAAAAACGGCACGCATCTGCCGTTGGTCGAGGGCATGCTCTATGCCAATTTCCCCGGCTGCCTGCATCACGAAGTGCGGTTCAAACCGGCGCAGAAGGGCCATGGCATGTTTGGCTCCGGCATGTTCGTGATCAACGCGCCCTACGGGCTGTCGGATGAGACAAGGCGGCTGAGCGGATTGTTCTCAAAAATATAA
- a CDS encoding HlyC/CorC family transporter — MTDPTLLDAAFWITAFAIIALLVMSGFFSGSETALTAASRGKLRSQADKGDKGAERALNVTEDSERLIGSVLLGNNLVNILATSLATAMFTKLFGQNGVALATLIMTVLVLIFAEVLPKTYAITNPESAASRVAGPISIVVTVFAPVVGFVRLLVRGILRLFGVQTDPEADVLAVRDEIAGAIALGHVEGVVEKEDRDRLLGALDLGERTVEEIMLHRSQIEMVDVDLPASEILERSLKSPHTRLPLFRNDPENIVGVLHSKDLLRGMHAKRIEHETEDPHMTVDFHDFDVMAVAMKPYFVPETTTLDDQMRQFLKRHTHFALVVDEYGSLQGLITLEDILEEIVGEITDEFDRSEDAPKQSGETGEWEVDGGMTIRDFNRWTECNLSDEEANTMAGLVIHEAQTIPNPGQVFSFHGYRFEVVERKDNRITKLKIRPLGDL; from the coding sequence ATGACCGATCCCACCCTCCTTGATGCCGCCTTTTGGATCACCGCATTTGCGATCATCGCGCTGTTGGTGATGTCCGGCTTTTTCTCGGGCTCAGAGACCGCTTTGACCGCCGCTTCGCGGGGCAAGCTGCGCTCTCAGGCCGATAAGGGCGACAAAGGTGCCGAGCGGGCGTTGAATGTGACCGAAGACAGCGAGCGTCTGATCGGGTCGGTGCTTTTGGGCAACAACCTTGTGAACATTCTGGCGACCTCTTTGGCGACCGCGATGTTCACCAAGCTGTTCGGCCAGAACGGTGTGGCTTTGGCGACGCTGATCATGACGGTTCTGGTGCTGATCTTCGCCGAGGTGTTGCCAAAGACCTACGCGATCACCAACCCGGAATCCGCCGCCTCTCGTGTCGCCGGGCCGATTTCCATTGTCGTGACGGTGTTTGCTCCGGTCGTGGGATTCGTGCGCCTGCTTGTGCGCGGTATTTTGCGGCTTTTTGGCGTGCAGACCGACCCCGAAGCCGATGTTCTGGCCGTGCGTGACGAGATCGCGGGAGCGATTGCGCTGGGCCATGTCGAGGGTGTGGTGGAGAAAGAGGATCGCGACAGATTGCTGGGCGCGCTTGATCTGGGGGAGCGCACGGTCGAAGAAATCATGCTGCATCGTTCGCAGATCGAGATGGTGGATGTCGACCTGCCCGCCTCGGAAATTTTGGAACGCTCCTTGAAAAGCCCGCATACGCGGTTGCCGCTGTTTCGCAACGATCCCGAGAATATCGTGGGCGTCTTGCACTCCAAGGACCTCTTGCGTGGCATGCATGCCAAACGCATCGAACATGAAACCGAAGACCCGCATATGACCGTGGATTTCCACGATTTCGACGTGATGGCGGTGGCGATGAAGCCCTATTTCGTGCCGGAAACCACCACGCTCGACGACCAGATGCGGCAGTTTTTGAAACGCCACACGCATTTTGCGCTGGTGGTCGATGAATATGGCTCGCTACAGGGTTTGATCACACTCGAAGACATTCTCGAAGAGATCGTGGGCGAGATCACCGACGAATTCGACCGTTCCGAGGATGCGCCGAAACAATCCGGTGAGACCGGCGAATGGGAGGTTGACGGCGGTATGACAATCCGCGACTTCAACCGCTGGACCGAGTGCAACCTGTCCGATGAAGAGGCCAACACCATGGCCGGTCTTGTCATTCACGAAGCGCAAACCATCCCCAATCCGGGTCAGGTGTTTTCTTTCCACGGCTATCGTTTCGAAGTCGTCGAGCGTAAAGACAACCGGATCACGAAACTCAAAATCCGCCCGCTGGGAGACCTCTGA
- a CDS encoding site-specific tyrosine recombinase XerD, giving the protein MSDHGWISRFAEAQLAELGAAENTRESYGRDLLGFSDWLTRRGKDFASAERAEIEAYLVACEAEGLAQSTRARRLSSIKQLYRFAFEEGWREDNPAIQIKGPGRAKRLPKTLSEEEVSRLLEAVQEVGRTEADRQRNICLMELLYATGMRVSELVSLPVSATRGDPRMLLILGKGGKERMVPLSDPARAALKSWLTTRDAAEDLAKREKGEKPSAFLFPSRGKTGHFTRIRFYQLIKDIAVRAGVSPSKVTPHTLRHAFATHLLAHGADLRAIQTLLGHADLSTTEIYTHVLDERLKELVLTHHPLAGD; this is encoded by the coding sequence ATGAGCGATCACGGCTGGATTTCGCGCTTTGCCGAGGCGCAGCTGGCCGAATTGGGTGCCGCCGAGAACACGCGCGAGTCTTACGGGCGGGATTTACTGGGGTTTTCCGACTGGCTGACGCGGCGCGGCAAGGATTTCGCCTCCGCCGAGCGTGCCGAGATCGAGGCCTATCTGGTGGCCTGCGAGGCCGAAGGTCTGGCGCAATCGACCCGTGCGCGGCGGCTGTCGTCGATCAAACAGCTCTACCGTTTTGCCTTTGAGGAAGGTTGGCGCGAGGACAATCCGGCGATTCAGATCAAGGGACCGGGGCGCGCGAAACGCCTGCCGAAAACCCTCTCCGAGGAAGAAGTGTCTCGGCTCTTGGAGGCGGTGCAAGAGGTGGGCCGAACGGAGGCCGACCGGCAGCGCAACATTTGCCTGATGGAACTTTTGTATGCCACCGGCATGCGGGTCTCGGAGCTTGTGTCCCTGCCCGTCTCGGCCACGCGTGGCGACCCTCGTATGCTGTTGATCCTCGGCAAGGGCGGTAAGGAACGCATGGTTCCGCTGTCCGATCCGGCGCGCGCCGCGCTCAAGAGTTGGCTTACGACCCGTGACGCTGCGGAGGATCTGGCCAAACGCGAGAAGGGCGAAAAACCGTCGGCCTTTCTGTTCCCTTCGCGGGGCAAGACCGGACATTTCACCCGCATTCGGTTTTATCAACTGATCAAGGACATCGCGGTACGCGCCGGTGTGAGCCCTTCTAAAGTGACGCCCCACACGCTGCGCCACGCCTTCGCGACGCATCTTTTGGCGCATGGTGCCGATTTGCGGGCGATCCAGACGCTTTTGGGTCATGCCGATCTGTCGACGACCGAAATTTACACCCATGTTCTGGATGAGCGCCTTAAAGAGCTTGTGCTGACGCATCACCCGCTGGCGGGGGATTAG
- a CDS encoding shikimate kinase, translating to MAQVAGGAGALKKTVALVGMMGAGKTAVGKALAARLDVPFLDSDAEIEKAADRSIAEIFTDHGEAFFRSRETEVIGRLLENHRAILSTGGGAFLSQVNREMIAEKGVAVWLKADLDLLWNRVRHKSTRPLLRTENPYETLKELVAAREPFYAQAGIVVEAEPKLSIEGMADKVVEALKAHDGILEENQ from the coding sequence ATGGCACAGGTGGCTGGAGGGGCCGGGGCATTGAAGAAAACCGTTGCACTGGTCGGCATGATGGGCGCCGGGAAAACCGCCGTGGGCAAGGCCTTGGCGGCGCGTTTGGATGTGCCGTTTCTGGATTCGGATGCGGAGATTGAAAAGGCCGCCGACCGCAGCATCGCGGAGATTTTCACCGATCACGGCGAGGCGTTTTTCCGCAGCCGTGAGACCGAGGTGATCGGGCGTTTGCTAGAAAACCATCGCGCGATCCTGTCGACCGGCGGCGGCGCCTTTCTGTCTCAGGTCAACCGTGAGATGATCGCCGAAAAAGGCGTGGCGGTTTGGCTCAAGGCCGATCTCGACCTGTTGTGGAACCGTGTGAGGCACAAAAGCACGCGACCCCTTTTGCGCACCGAAAACCCCTATGAGACCTTGAAAGAGCTGGTCGCGGCGCGCGAGCCCTTTTACGCGCAGGCGGGCATTGTCGTTGAAGCGGAGCCAAAGCTCTCGATCGAGGGCATGGCGGATAAAGTCGTCGAGGCGCTTAAGGCGCATGACGGCATTCTGGAGGAAAATCAATGA